From a single Chitinivorax sp. B genomic region:
- a CDS encoding class I SAM-dependent methyltransferase, whose protein sequence is MNVTAEQVLAGQAVYSKRVLSVYDFMVLGLSCRLAWKCPSPRLLEHYNDHISTNHLDVGAGTGYFPAHCQFPTTAPRVALMDLNRTALEFASRRIVHYQPETYVRNILAPIWLDAPRFDSIALNYVLHCLPGTMASKAIVFDHLKALMNPHAVLFGSTLLQGDTPRNALAKKLMDLYNRKGVFCNTHDTLPELEKALSQRFRMVSIKIIGCAALFAARV, encoded by the coding sequence ATGAACGTGACCGCTGAACAGGTTTTGGCTGGACAGGCTGTGTATAGCAAACGGGTATTGAGCGTGTATGACTTCATGGTACTGGGTCTGTCATGCCGGCTAGCCTGGAAATGCCCTTCGCCCAGGTTGCTTGAACATTACAATGACCATATCAGTACCAATCATCTCGATGTTGGGGCCGGTACCGGCTACTTCCCCGCCCATTGCCAATTCCCCACCACAGCCCCACGCGTGGCATTGATGGACTTGAACCGTACCGCGCTTGAATTTGCCTCACGTCGCATCGTGCACTACCAACCCGAGACCTATGTTCGTAACATCCTCGCCCCCATTTGGCTCGATGCCCCACGTTTTGATTCAATCGCGCTCAACTATGTATTGCATTGCCTGCCTGGCACCATGGCATCAAAAGCGATTGTCTTCGATCATTTGAAAGCATTGATGAACCCGCATGCCGTCTTGTTTGGCTCAACCTTGTTGCAAGGTGATACCCCACGCAATGCCCTGGCCAAAAAGCTGATGGACCTCTACAACCGCAAGGGTGTGTTCTGCAATACACATGACACCTTGCCAGAACTTGAAAAGGCGCTTAGCCAACGTTTCAGGATGGTATCGATCAAAATCATCGGCTGCGCCGCTCTGTTTGCGGCACGCGTATAA
- a CDS encoding DUF2809 domain-containing protein produces the protein MSIRALYFTLVILIFITEVAIALGLGGPFVRGSVGDILVIGLVYYFLRGIGRYAPRPTLIQALVIGYVVEGLQAIHLADLLGLQKGGVLYTVIGNTFTVSDLVMYTIGGILAYGIDIAVLIPRQTIKPQST, from the coding sequence ATGTCAATACGTGCGCTATATTTCACCCTTGTCATTCTGATCTTCATCACCGAAGTCGCCATTGCACTGGGCCTGGGTGGACCATTTGTTCGCGGTAGCGTAGGCGACATCCTGGTCATCGGGCTGGTGTATTACTTCCTACGCGGGATTGGCCGTTATGCCCCCCGCCCCACCCTGATTCAGGCACTAGTCATCGGCTATGTTGTGGAAGGCCTACAAGCCATTCACTTGGCTGACTTGCTCGGTCTACAAAAGGGCGGCGTGTTGTATACCGTTATCGGGAATACCTTCACGGTGTCCGATCTGGTCATGTACACCATCGGCGGCATCCTGGCGTATGGGATCGATATTGCAGTACTGATTCCACGCCAAACAATCAAGCCACAATCAACATAG
- a CDS encoding GNAT family N-acetyltransferase, with protein MPTQPISLQALSHDNFDTVVKLQVHPAQRHFVANNDNTIAKAYLDHDAVLLRVICTENQPVGLLACWCVPSQQQFHLLRFMIDAQYQSLGYGQAAIRLLLDELREQHDATAVTLYYREGPGSPRPFYEKLGFSDTGERDGDEFIMRIQLSTE; from the coding sequence ATGCCCACCCAGCCGATTTCGCTGCAAGCCCTGTCCCACGACAATTTCGATACCGTCGTCAAACTGCAGGTTCATCCCGCGCAACGCCACTTTGTGGCCAACAACGACAACACCATTGCCAAAGCTTACCTGGATCACGATGCTGTCCTGTTGCGTGTGATCTGTACCGAGAACCAGCCTGTTGGTTTACTGGCTTGCTGGTGTGTACCCAGCCAGCAGCAATTTCATCTGTTACGTTTCATGATCGATGCCCAATACCAAAGCCTGGGATATGGCCAAGCGGCAATCAGATTGTTATTGGACGAATTGCGCGAACAACATGACGCTACCGCGGTCACACTGTATTACCGCGAAGGCCCTGGCTCACCACGGCCGTTCTACGAAAAACTGGGATTCAGTGACACAGGCGAGCGTGATGGTGACGAATTCATCATGCGCATCCAACTGAGCACTGAGTGA
- a CDS encoding tetratricopeptide repeat protein — protein MIDALEKMLNGPRDGALLRFSLGNAYLQAEQPAKAAEYYRDAVTRDPNYSAAWKGLGKALTAAGQPEAALEAYQQGIVVAETRGDKQAAKEMTVFAKRLTKALTPPTAE, from the coding sequence ATGATCGACGCACTGGAAAAAATGCTCAACGGCCCACGTGACGGCGCCCTGCTCCGTTTCTCGCTCGGCAATGCCTATCTGCAAGCCGAACAGCCAGCCAAAGCCGCGGAATATTATCGCGATGCAGTCACTCGTGACCCGAACTACTCCGCTGCCTGGAAAGGGCTGGGCAAGGCCTTGACCGCCGCCGGCCAGCCAGAAGCCGCACTGGAAGCCTATCAACAAGGCATTGTGGTGGCGGAAACCCGCGGGGATAAGCAAGCGGCCAAGGAAATGACCGTGTTTGCCAAACGACTGACCAAGGCCCTCACACCGCCCACCGCCGAATAA
- a CDS encoding alpha/beta hydrolase, with amino-acid sequence MKSSALGSLLVAFGMLLQGCSSGTKSFTASAGRIDPDGIAYLEPVTLGGHQQWLLVRGANKSNPILLFLHGGPGSPYIGLAHKFQHELEKHFVVVQWDQRGSGKSFPDTPPGSMTVNQFHADTHELVLLLRQQFNRDKIYLLGHSWGSYLGIVEAKHHPENLYAYIGAGQMIDLVKQEQLSHDFVTERAKADGNEKALKQLNEIGYPPYKDTENGMNAKYSWLWEYGGMLDNETGPSPFVKALLTAKEYSLMDISRFVRGGSFSLRQFADNEGLGFWKLKVPDAASGFQVPIFFVTGEHDRVTPLSLIENYTKALHAPMKQSVVINNTGHFAFFAEPRKFSEAIIEVRNKTLAQ; translated from the coding sequence ATGAAATCGTCCGCGCTCGGTTCACTCTTGGTTGCATTTGGGATGTTGCTGCAAGGTTGTTCCTCGGGAACCAAATCGTTTACAGCCTCCGCAGGCCGAATCGATCCAGATGGGATCGCGTATTTGGAGCCAGTGACGTTGGGAGGCCATCAGCAATGGCTACTCGTTCGCGGCGCCAACAAATCAAATCCGATACTGTTGTTTCTACATGGCGGACCGGGGAGCCCCTATATCGGTTTGGCACATAAATTCCAGCACGAATTAGAGAAACATTTTGTCGTTGTTCAGTGGGATCAGCGCGGGAGTGGAAAGTCCTTTCCTGATACCCCGCCAGGGTCGATGACCGTGAACCAGTTTCATGCAGACACGCACGAGTTGGTGCTGCTGCTCCGTCAGCAATTCAACCGTGACAAGATCTATCTGCTCGGGCATTCCTGGGGTAGCTACCTTGGCATTGTTGAGGCAAAGCATCACCCCGAGAATTTGTATGCTTATATCGGTGCTGGGCAAATGATCGATCTTGTGAAGCAAGAACAGCTCTCGCACGATTTCGTTACTGAGCGCGCAAAGGCCGATGGCAATGAGAAGGCGCTCAAACAACTGAATGAGATCGGGTATCCACCATACAAAGACACCGAAAATGGAATGAATGCCAAGTATTCCTGGCTGTGGGAGTATGGCGGCATGCTTGATAATGAAACAGGGCCATCCCCATTCGTAAAAGCATTATTGACGGCGAAAGAGTATTCACTGATGGACATCAGCAGGTTTGTCAGGGGTGGGTCATTCTCGCTACGCCAATTTGCGGATAACGAAGGATTGGGCTTCTGGAAGCTGAAGGTCCCTGATGCCGCTTCCGGATTTCAAGTGCCCATATTTTTTGTCACCGGCGAGCATGATCGGGTCACTCCGCTTTCCCTGATTGAAAACTATACGAAAGCGCTGCACGCACCAATGAAGCAGTCTGTCGTCATCAATAATACCGGCCACTTCGCTTTCTTCGCTGAGCCGCGTAAATTCAGTGAAGCTATTATCGAAGTCCGAAATAAAACCCTGGCTCAGTAG
- a CDS encoding NAD(P)H-dependent oxidoreductase codes for MQKNVLIVYAHPEPTSLTSQFVAVAQQTLQAQGCDVMLSDLYGMGWKTVFDACDFPDRIEPDRLSLITESGHAYSTGQQTDDVVAEQQKLLAADAVIFLFPLWWFGMPAILKGWIDRVYAYGFAYGYKNEGNRYRYGDGILKGKRAMLSVMVGGPAADYTAYGINGQLEALLFPITHGNLFYTGMDVLPTHAVYGTGRITAAGIAAAKEVWRARLTQLFDEVPIPFRRQNGGDYPDGHTLAESITSGRTGLMVHRRDTLGELAI; via the coding sequence ATGCAAAAGAATGTATTGATTGTTTATGCCCACCCTGAACCCACGTCGTTGACCAGTCAGTTTGTGGCGGTGGCGCAGCAGACCCTGCAAGCGCAAGGTTGCGATGTGATGTTGTCGGATTTATACGGTATGGGTTGGAAAACGGTGTTTGATGCATGCGACTTTCCAGATCGTATCGAGCCTGATCGCTTGTCTTTGATTACCGAGTCTGGCCATGCTTACAGCACTGGGCAGCAAACTGATGATGTCGTGGCAGAACAGCAAAAGCTGCTTGCTGCGGATGCGGTGATTTTCCTGTTTCCGCTTTGGTGGTTTGGTATGCCCGCTATCCTTAAAGGCTGGATTGACCGGGTCTACGCTTATGGGTTTGCTTATGGCTACAAGAACGAAGGTAATCGCTACCGTTACGGAGACGGAATACTGAAAGGCAAGCGGGCGATGCTGTCTGTCATGGTGGGTGGGCCCGCTGCGGATTACACCGCTTATGGTATCAACGGCCAGTTGGAAGCGCTGTTGTTTCCCATCACCCACGGTAATCTGTTTTACACCGGTATGGATGTGCTGCCAACCCACGCGGTGTATGGGACTGGGCGTATCACTGCCGCTGGTATCGCTGCCGCCAAAGAAGTGTGGCGGGCCCGCCTGACCCAGCTTTTTGACGAGGTGCCTATTCCTTTCCGCCGGCAGAACGGTGGGGACTATCCAGATGGCCATACCCTTGCCGAATCAATTACGTCGGGCAGAACAGGTTTGATGGTGCATCGTCGTGACACGTTGGGTGAGCTGGCCATATGA
- a CDS encoding LysR family transcriptional regulator encodes MDTKRLDLNLLVTLEALLAEQNVTKAAARLNLSQPAVSAQLNRLRNMFGDPLLIPAQRGMLPTAKAIQLIEPLQHALNQVRTTITTHQDFDPAQATMTVCLAGTDYLQTAVILPLAKQLRQQAPGIKVAIRNLDPAQMAIQLEKGDVDLALLSPEIAPNHLYTRHLFNERYVLIGRRNHPRLRDGITLEEYAGLEHVIVSLNGGNFVSSVDSALAKLGHTRNVALSAASFLFVPEIVKQSDFVSLVPQRLIQSHVDQLKVVEFPMLAEEFAVGMVWHARNHEHTAQRWLRDTIVRLMQMKPERSAVG; translated from the coding sequence ATGGATACCAAACGGCTTGACCTCAACCTGCTGGTCACACTGGAAGCATTACTGGCAGAGCAGAACGTCACCAAAGCAGCGGCTCGACTGAACCTCAGCCAGCCAGCAGTCAGTGCACAGCTGAACCGCCTCAGGAACATGTTCGGTGATCCATTGCTCATTCCTGCCCAGCGCGGAATGCTGCCTACCGCCAAAGCAATCCAGCTGATTGAACCGCTGCAACATGCCCTGAACCAGGTTCGCACCACCATTACCACCCATCAGGACTTTGACCCCGCCCAAGCCACAATGACAGTTTGCCTGGCAGGCACCGATTATCTGCAAACAGCCGTGATTCTCCCATTAGCTAAGCAACTTCGGCAGCAAGCCCCCGGCATCAAGGTCGCCATACGTAATCTGGACCCCGCACAGATGGCAATTCAGTTGGAAAAGGGCGACGTCGATCTGGCGTTGCTATCACCGGAGATCGCGCCAAACCATCTCTACACACGGCACCTGTTTAACGAACGGTATGTCCTGATTGGCCGGCGGAATCACCCACGCTTACGGGATGGCATCACCTTGGAAGAATACGCAGGCTTGGAACACGTCATCGTATCCCTCAATGGCGGCAACTTCGTCAGTTCGGTCGACAGTGCTTTGGCAAAACTGGGGCACACACGCAACGTTGCGCTGTCCGCCGCATCCTTCTTGTTTGTGCCAGAGATCGTCAAGCAATCTGACTTTGTATCCTTGGTACCCCAACGGCTTATCCAAAGCCATGTCGATCAATTGAAAGTGGTCGAATTCCCCATGCTGGCGGAAGAATTTGCAGTCGGCATGGTGTGGCATGCCCGGAACCACGAACACACAGCCCAGCGCTGGCTCCGTGACACGATTGTACGGCTGATGCAAATGAAGCCTGAACGGTCTGCGGTTGGGTGA
- a CDS encoding opioid growth factor receptor-related protein produces the protein MDHQHRTLAQALAWDDEVLESTHDYIQWWFPLTEPSAFNGHAPVASRAEFEELQHDERVRDGVMLAMHRMLRFYGLCLEVSGVIKKTDEWNWRSQNWASRQSHNDLRITRILKSLCLLGHRAHAEALLATLEEIIREERDQRNQVPLRFWREALL, from the coding sequence ATGGATCACCAGCATCGTACATTGGCTCAAGCGCTAGCCTGGGATGACGAGGTGCTAGAAAGCACGCATGACTATATCCAATGGTGGTTTCCGCTAACAGAGCCAAGTGCTTTCAACGGCCATGCACCAGTCGCAAGCCGTGCCGAGTTCGAGGAGCTTCAGCACGACGAGCGTGTCAGAGATGGGGTGATGCTCGCGATGCATCGTATGCTACGGTTCTATGGTTTGTGTCTAGAGGTATCTGGTGTGATCAAGAAGACGGATGAATGGAATTGGCGCAGCCAGAACTGGGCGTCCAGGCAGAGTCATAATGATCTTCGTATTACACGTATCCTTAAATCCTTGTGTTTGTTGGGCCATCGGGCGCATGCAGAGGCTCTGCTCGCCACTCTGGAGGAGATCATCAGGGAAGAACGTGACCAACGCAACCAAGTGCCATTACGCTTCTGGCGTGAAGCACTGCTTTGA
- a CDS encoding alpha/beta fold hydrolase codes for MVFVHGILSNGEACWRHQNGTYWPELLSRHAALGGVGIYEFTYHTGFFSGHYDLGNIVDALKECLHLDGVDQARKIIFVAHSMGGIVVRRYIVQCHDELVERSAELGLFLIASPSLGSSYANWLSPIARFMGHAQGQALVFCQSNAWLNDLNSDFRNVLARRKLVIHGRELVEDRFVILKHFRVLEQVVPPFSGVAYFGDSFKVPLSDHFSIAKPTDDQAIQHRMLCKFIEGIAQQKHNPGNVWECAHGFKACVGASEICIIAGRIEEYPMGPGVVVVLPCDEYFEGQCARDSRTALGVYFNRYCAKEASNFSDLVRQECRKRFGAGKLQQKTMEESGESHGPGRAVFVPDPSKNAAAIVLVSTTTQRAGQGLAARMSYVFDGVQELFELLADRRINEVVMPVLGAGHGGIDPLLALAGLVLALAEATHYGPDRQRRKKITIVVFQRTKHDPPDVASDGIRKVLELVASKT; via the coding sequence GTGGTGTTCGTGCATGGCATTTTGTCCAATGGTGAAGCGTGCTGGCGTCATCAGAATGGTACCTATTGGCCGGAGCTACTTTCAAGGCACGCAGCTTTGGGAGGTGTTGGTATCTATGAGTTCACCTATCACACGGGCTTCTTCAGCGGCCACTACGATTTGGGTAACATAGTTGATGCACTGAAAGAGTGCTTGCATCTCGATGGTGTTGATCAGGCGCGCAAGATTATCTTCGTAGCTCATAGCATGGGGGGCATTGTGGTCCGGCGCTATATCGTGCAGTGCCATGATGAACTAGTTGAGCGCAGTGCGGAACTTGGCCTCTTCTTGATTGCATCGCCTTCATTGGGCTCGTCCTATGCCAACTGGCTCAGTCCCATAGCGAGATTCATGGGACATGCCCAAGGACAGGCTCTGGTGTTCTGCCAGAGCAATGCCTGGCTCAACGATCTGAACAGCGATTTCCGCAATGTGCTGGCACGCCGTAAGCTTGTGATCCATGGCCGGGAACTGGTGGAAGACAGGTTTGTGATCCTTAAACACTTCCGCGTGCTCGAACAGGTCGTGCCGCCGTTCAGTGGGGTCGCGTATTTTGGCGATTCATTCAAGGTGCCATTGTCAGATCATTTCTCCATCGCCAAGCCGACGGACGATCAGGCCATTCAGCATCGCATGCTGTGCAAGTTCATCGAAGGTATCGCGCAGCAGAAGCACAACCCTGGCAATGTCTGGGAATGTGCGCACGGCTTCAAGGCCTGTGTGGGTGCTAGCGAAATCTGCATTATCGCCGGGCGAATCGAAGAGTATCCGATGGGGCCGGGGGTGGTGGTAGTGTTGCCTTGTGATGAATATTTTGAGGGGCAATGCGCCAGAGACAGCCGGACCGCGTTAGGTGTGTATTTCAATCGGTATTGCGCCAAAGAGGCATCGAACTTCTCGGATTTGGTTAGACAAGAGTGTCGGAAACGATTTGGTGCTGGAAAATTACAGCAAAAGACCATGGAGGAATCAGGCGAAAGTCACGGGCCAGGCCGAGCTGTCTTTGTTCCTGACCCATCGAAGAATGCTGCCGCAATCGTGCTGGTTTCCACAACGACGCAGCGGGCCGGGCAGGGGTTGGCAGCCCGGATGTCCTATGTGTTTGACGGTGTGCAAGAGTTGTTCGAGTTGCTGGCGGACAGGAGGATCAATGAAGTGGTCATGCCAGTACTGGGGGCGGGGCATGGTGGTATCGATCCGCTGCTGGCACTCGCGGGACTGGTGCTCGCGTTGGCGGAAGCAACTCACTATGGCCCTGACCGACAGCGGCGCAAAAAGATCACTATCGTAGTTTTCCAGCGGACGAAACATGATCCACCGGACGTGGCGTCCGATGGCATCCGCAAGGTGCTGGAATTAGTAGCTAGCAAAACATAA
- a CDS encoding NAD-dependent deacylase yields the protein MTFTCFDLRMIATLQGAQKIVVLTGAGISVESGIPTFRDAITGLWKNFDIEMLATAEAFLRDPALVWGWYEWRRMKVLSAQPNAAHIAIAELAGRVPQLSLFTQNVDDLHERAGSIDVRHLHGSLHHPRCFDCGHPYSLPDGVPDEPEGGRRLSPPKCLECGGMIRPGVVWFNEPLPVNILDGAFELSNSCDLLIVVGTSGVVYPVAQLPEVARNAGHKVIQINPARSELDRICTWNVRGSAGKLLPAMINRAF from the coding sequence ATGACCTTCACATGTTTTGATCTCAGGATGATTGCCACGCTACAAGGCGCGCAAAAGATCGTCGTGCTGACAGGCGCGGGCATATCTGTCGAAAGTGGTATCCCGACATTCCGGGATGCGATAACTGGCCTCTGGAAAAATTTTGATATCGAAATGCTTGCCACGGCCGAAGCATTCCTGCGCGACCCAGCTTTGGTGTGGGGGTGGTATGAATGGAGACGCATGAAGGTGCTTTCGGCGCAGCCTAATGCTGCCCACATAGCTATCGCCGAGCTTGCCGGCCGAGTACCGCAGTTGTCATTGTTTACCCAGAATGTCGACGATCTGCATGAGCGGGCCGGCAGCATCGATGTGCGGCATCTTCACGGTAGTCTTCATCATCCGCGTTGTTTTGACTGTGGTCATCCGTACTCATTGCCGGATGGTGTTCCTGATGAGCCTGAAGGTGGCCGGCGCTTGTCGCCGCCAAAGTGTCTGGAATGCGGAGGCATGATCCGACCAGGTGTTGTGTGGTTCAACGAACCATTGCCCGTAAATATCCTTGATGGGGCATTTGAATTGTCCAATTCATGTGACCTTCTGATTGTGGTGGGTACTTCGGGTGTGGTCTATCCTGTTGCTCAGCTTCCTGAAGTCGCCCGTAACGCTGGCCACAAAGTGATCCAGATTAACCCTGCCAGAAGCGAACTGGATCGTATCTGTACATGGAACGTGCGAGGTAGTGCCGGGAAGTTGTTGCCTGCAATGATCAACCGCGCATTTTGA
- a CDS encoding MFS transporter, with product MLKQMNDQKMGRNEQNSGKSPPMLWALASLSLSMLLPSLTTSIANIGLPTLADVFAVSFQTVQWVVLAYLIAITTLIVSVGRLGDMIGRRRLLLIGIGLFSAASLICGMVSVLSIQLIARVFQGLGAAIMMALSMAMVGGTIPKEKTGHALGLLGTMSSIGTALGPSLGGMLIATLGWRTIFLINVPLGLVTLLLAYLHLPADQPMRRSELSQFDLAGTVCLALALSAYALSMTLGHGHFGWLNTLLLLGAMVGVGLFIWVESKVKAPLVNLALFRDKLLCSRLVNSTLVSTVLMAMLIVGPFYLARVFNLSASLVGLIVSIGPMVAALTAAPSGRLVDRLGAQRMAILGLVGIAVGASLLVLLPTTWGIPGYVVPMAAITGSYALFQTANNTSVLVGVSPDQRGLISGMLNLSRNLGLITGTAVMGAVFSMASGVKDITAAQASAVTSGMQATFSVTVLLIVIAIVIAMASRFMTLQPGLARDAS from the coding sequence ATGTTGAAGCAGATGAATGACCAGAAGATGGGGCGTAACGAACAAAATTCAGGAAAGTCGCCACCCATGCTTTGGGCGTTGGCGAGTCTTTCGTTGTCGATGTTATTACCATCATTGACGACTAGCATTGCCAATATCGGGCTACCAACTTTGGCGGATGTTTTTGCCGTTTCGTTTCAGACAGTACAGTGGGTGGTACTTGCCTATTTGATAGCCATTACCACGCTGATTGTCAGTGTTGGCCGGCTGGGGGACATGATTGGCCGCCGGCGCTTGTTATTGATCGGAATCGGTCTGTTCTCGGCGGCTTCCTTGATATGTGGCATGGTGTCGGTATTGTCGATTCAGTTAATTGCCCGGGTTTTTCAAGGCTTGGGGGCGGCCATCATGATGGCCTTGTCGATGGCAATGGTCGGCGGAACAATACCCAAAGAAAAAACCGGACATGCACTGGGACTACTGGGAACCATGTCGTCGATTGGTACGGCTTTGGGGCCATCGCTTGGCGGCATGCTGATTGCCACACTGGGTTGGCGCACGATTTTTTTGATCAATGTGCCACTGGGCTTGGTGACCTTGCTACTGGCCTATCTTCACTTGCCGGCAGACCAGCCAATGCGGCGTAGTGAACTGTCACAATTTGATCTGGCAGGTACGGTGTGCCTTGCTCTAGCGCTTTCTGCCTATGCATTATCCATGACGTTGGGACATGGCCATTTCGGTTGGCTGAATACCTTACTGCTGCTAGGCGCAATGGTAGGGGTGGGCTTGTTTATATGGGTTGAGAGCAAAGTCAAAGCACCTTTGGTTAATTTGGCATTATTCCGGGACAAATTGCTGTGTTCACGTTTGGTGAACAGCACACTGGTTTCGACCGTGTTGATGGCAATGCTGATCGTCGGTCCTTTTTATCTCGCTCGTGTGTTCAATCTGTCAGCATCACTTGTCGGTTTGATTGTTTCGATAGGGCCAATGGTGGCTGCGCTGACTGCCGCACCATCGGGTCGCTTGGTTGATCGCTTGGGCGCGCAACGCATGGCAATACTTGGACTGGTGGGTATTGCCGTTGGCGCTAGCCTACTTGTTCTGCTACCCACAACATGGGGGATTCCGGGGTATGTGGTGCCGATGGCAGCTATTACTGGCAGCTATGCTTTGTTTCAGACGGCCAACAATACCAGCGTATTGGTGGGTGTCTCGCCAGATCAACGTGGTTTGATTTCTGGCATGCTCAATCTATCGCGAAATTTAGGGCTGATCACCGGCACCGCTGTGATGGGTGCCGTATTTTCAATGGCATCTGGGGTCAAGGACATTACCGCGGCTCAAGCAAGTGCGGTTACCAGTGGTATGCAGGCCACTTTCTCCGTCACGGTTCTGCTGATTGTCATTGCTATTGTTATCGCGATGGCGAGCCGATTCATGACATTGCAACCAGGGCTTGCTCGTGATGCATCGTGA
- a CDS encoding LysR family transcriptional regulator, with the protein MTTPDFNLLLTLDALLTESSVARAARRLHLSPSAMSRALARLRDTMGDPLLVRAGRGLVPTPRALEIRDQVSELVQGIETVLRPAEKLDLAQLVRTFSMRTSEGFAETFGPRLIARINAEAPGVRLHFVQKPNKDSTPLRNGTIDLETGVVDLATAPELRTQALFRDRFIGAVRRGHPLCKQDITPEHFAAGGHVYVSRRGLDKGSVDQALQQIGLQRRILTIVDGFATALALARNSDLIATVPERHTDSLRDGMYSFPMPVPTPEITISMLWHPRQDADLAHRWFRACVRDVCTKQIGEQSTLPINDTIPQWDASSSEQKAEE; encoded by the coding sequence ATGACAACGCCTGATTTCAATTTGTTGCTTACCCTAGATGCCCTATTGACGGAAAGCAGCGTTGCCCGTGCTGCCCGGCGCTTGCATCTAAGCCCCTCGGCAATGAGCAGAGCATTGGCAAGATTGCGCGACACAATGGGCGACCCATTGCTGGTCAGGGCGGGTCGAGGCTTGGTACCCACCCCGCGTGCGCTGGAAATCCGCGATCAAGTAAGTGAATTGGTGCAAGGGATCGAAACAGTATTGCGCCCCGCAGAGAAACTGGATCTTGCACAGCTGGTTCGTACATTTTCCATGCGGACCAGTGAGGGGTTTGCTGAAACGTTTGGCCCCCGGCTCATTGCTCGTATCAATGCCGAAGCACCTGGCGTACGGTTACATTTTGTACAAAAACCAAACAAAGACAGTACACCGCTGCGGAATGGAACGATTGACCTGGAAACAGGTGTCGTCGACCTGGCCACGGCACCAGAGCTGAGAACACAAGCACTCTTTCGGGATCGTTTTATTGGTGCAGTCAGACGTGGACATCCTTTATGTAAACAGGACATTACCCCGGAGCATTTTGCAGCTGGCGGGCATGTCTATGTATCCCGGCGTGGTCTGGACAAAGGCTCCGTTGATCAAGCCCTGCAACAGATCGGACTACAACGCAGAATCCTGACCATTGTTGACGGATTTGCCACCGCATTGGCGTTGGCACGTAATTCCGACTTGATCGCGACCGTACCAGAGCGGCATACAGACAGCCTACGTGATGGGATGTATTCTTTCCCAATGCCAGTACCAACGCCAGAAATCACCATTTCAATGTTATGGCATCCACGACAAGATGCAGATCTGGCTCATCGCTGGTTTCGTGCCTGTGTCCGGGACGTGTGCACCAAGCAGATTGGGGAGCAATCAACCCTTCCAATCAACGACACAATACCGCAATGGGATGCCTCATCTTCTGAGCAGAAAGCTGAGGAATAG